One Pyrus communis chromosome 13, drPyrComm1.1, whole genome shotgun sequence genomic window carries:
- the LOC137712075 gene encoding oleosin H2-like — protein MADQHHYRQQQPQHQGYQSRIQFDNPQHQGYQTHYQYDQQQRYPFEVGKSFRPQNGSSASNLLTIATLVPVGGTLLLLAGLTLAGTIIGLAVTTPLFVIFSPVLVPAVVVVFLSVTGILTSGALGVTALSSFSWLAHYLSRSHLPQTMGQKVQETTGYLGQKVQETTGYLGQKVQETGDFVGHKMQETGGQVGQMTQDVGETIENKGRGS, from the coding sequence ATGGCTGATCAGCACCACTACCGCCAGCAGCAACCGCAGCACCAAGGTTACCAAAGTCGCATCCAGTTCGACAACCCACAACACCAAGGTTACCAAACTCACTACCAGTATGACCAACAACAACGCTACCCCTTCGAAGTCGGGAAAAGCTTCCGTCCACAAAATGGCTCCTCAGCTTCAAATCTTTTGACAATTGCCACCCTGGTTCCGGTAGGGGGAACTCTGCTCTTGCTTGCAGGGCTCACACTGGCCGGGACCATCATTGGGCTGGCAGTGACCACCCCGCTTTTTGTTATCTTTAGCCCGGTTTTGGTCCCAGCTGTTGTGGTCGTATTCCTATCTGTGACGGGGATATTGACTTCGGGGGCTTTAGGGGTCACGGCCCTATCGTCTTTCTCTTGGTTGGCCCATTACTTGAGCCGGTCTCATCTGCCCCAGACGATGGGCCAAAAGGTGCAGGAGACAACGGGATACTTGGGCCAGAAGGTGCAGGAGACGACGGGGTACTTGGGCCAGAAGGTGCAAGAGACAGGAGACTTTGTGGGCCATAAGATGCAGGAGACTGGAGGTCAGGTGGGCCAGATGACTCAGGATGTGGGCGAGACTATCGAGAACAAAGGCCGAGGAAGTTGA
- the LOC137712547 gene encoding AP-1 complex subunit mu-2-like yields MAGAASALFLLDIKGRVLIWRDYRGDVSAAQAERFFTKFIEKEGDPQSQDPVVYDNGVSYMFIQHNNIYLMIASRQNCNAASLLLFLHRVIDVFKHYFEELEEESLRDNFVVVYELLDEIMDFGFPQFTEAKILSEFIKTDAYRMEVTQRPPMAVTNAVSWRSEGIQFKKNEVFLDVVESVNILVNSNGQIIRSDVVGALKMRTYLSGMPECKLGLNDRVLLEAQGRTTKGKAIDLDDIKFHQCVRLARFENDRTISFIPPDGAFDLMTYRLSTQVKPLIWVEAQVENHSRSRIEFTVKARSQYKERSTASNVEIELPVPADATNPNVRTSMGSAAYAPERDALVWKIKSFPGNKEYMLRAEFMLPSITAEEAVPERRAPIRVKFEIPYFTVSGIQVRYLKIIEKSGYQALPWVRYITMAGEYELRLM; encoded by the exons ATGGCCGGCGCCGCCTCGGCGCTTTTTCTGTTGGACATCAAAGGACGAGTTTTGATTTGGCGCGACTACCGTGGCGATGTCTCTGCTGCTCAGGCTGAACGCTTCTTCACCAAGTTCATCGAAAAAGAG GGCGatccgcagtcgcaagatccaGTGGTGTACGACAATGGAGTCAGCTACATGTTTATACAGCACAACAATATCTACTTGATGATTGCATCGAGGCAGAACTGCAATGCTGCTAGCTTGCTGCTGTTTCTGCACCGCGTAATCGAT GTGTTTAAGCACTATTTTGAAGAGCTTGAAGAAGAATCGCTAAGAGACAACTTTGTCGTTGTG TATGAGTTGCTCGATGAGATTATGGACTTTGGTTTCCCGCAATTCACTGAAGCCAAGATTCTTAGTGAGTTTATCAAGACTGATGCTTACAGGATGGAGGTGACACAACGTCCTCCCATGGCTGTTACAAATGCGGTGTCTTGGCGCAGTGAAGGGATACAGTTCAAGAAGAATGAA GTCTTTTTGGATGTGGTGGAAAGTGTGAACATACTTGTCAACAGCAACGGACAAATTATACGGTCAGATGTCGTAGGAGCCCTAAAGATGAGAACATATTTGAG tGGTATGCCCGAGTGTAAGCTGGGATTGAATGATAGAGTGCTGCTAGAGGCGCAAGGTCGAACAACGAAAGGAAAAGCAATTGATCTGGATGATATTAAGTTCCATCA GTGTGTGCGTTTGGCTCGATTTGAGAATGACCGGACTATATCCTTCATACCCCCTGATGGAGCATTTGATCTGATGACATACAGACTCAGTACTCAG GTGAAGCCTCTTATCTGGGTGGAAGCACAAGTTGAAAATCATTCTAGAAGTCGTATTGAATTCACGGTAAAAGCAAGGAGCCAGTACAAGGAGCGCAG CACGGCTTCAAATGTCGAAATTGAGTTGCCTGTGCCCGCTGATGCTACAAATCCTAATGTCCGGACATCAATGGGATCTGCTGCATATGCTCCTGAAAGAGATGCTTTGGTCTGGAAAATTAAGTCTTTTCCCGGTAATAAG GAATACATGTTGAGAGCTGAGTTTATGCTCCCTAGTATAACCGCTGAAGAAGCGGTTCCCGAAAGAAGAGCTCCTATTCGAGTGAAGTTTGAGATACCGTACTTTACTGTCTCAGGAATTCAG GTCCGATACCTAAAGATCATCGAGAAAAGTGGCTACCAAGCTCTTCCATGGGTGAGGTACATAACAATGGCTGGCGAGTACGAACTGAGACTAATGTAA
- the LOC137712548 gene encoding uncharacterized protein has translation MSMSKSSKMLQFINYRMRVTIQDGRQLVGKFMAFDRHMNLVLGDCEEFRKLPPLKGKKTNEERDDRRTLGLVLLRGEEVVSMTVEGPPPQEESRAKAASAAALAGPGLGRAAGRGIPTAPLAQAQPGLSGPVRGVGGPAPGMMQPQISRPPVPNLSAPPMSYPAAPVIRPPGQMPGYPGQPPMGRGPPPGVPPPQFARPPGGGPPQQFPGPPQMQFGQRPMGPPPPGQMMRGPPPPPRPGMQAPPPRPGMPPPPGGGMHMFGPPRPGMPPPPNPQNQQQNQQQQ, from the coding sequence ATGTCGATGTCAAAGAGCTCCAAGATGCTGCAATTCATAAACTATCGGATGCGAGTGACGATCCAAGACGGCAGGCAGCTCGTCGGCAAGTTCATGGCCTTCGATCGCCACATGAACCTCGTCCTCGGCGACTGCGAGGAGTTCCGGAAGTTGCCACCACTGAAAGGCAAGAAGACCAACGAGGAGCGCGACGACCGCCGGACACTAGGCCTCGTCCTCCTCCGGGGCGAAGAGGTCGTGTCAATGACCGTCGAGGGCCCGCCTCCTCAGGAAGAGTCTCGAGCTAAGGCAGCCAGTGCCGCCGCTTTGGCTGGTCCAGGATTGGGCCGCGCCGCTGGACGAGGTATCCCCACTGCTCCTCTCGCCCAGGCCCAGCCCGGTCTCTCTGGCCCGGTTCGCGGCGTCGGTGGACCAGCCCCAGGTATGATGCAGCCCCAGATCTCGCGTCCGCCAGTTCCGAACCTCTCCGCGCCACCTATGTCGTACCCGGCCGCTCCAGTGATTCGTCCACCAGGGCAGATGCCTGGATATCCCGGGCAACCTCCGATGGGTCGTGGTCCACCTCCTGGTGTTCCGCCCCCTCAGTTTGCTAGGCCTCCTGGTGGGGGTCCACCTCAGCAATTCCCTGGCCCGCCACAGATGCAGTTTGGGCAGAGGCCTATGGGACCTCCGCCGCCTGGGCAGATGATGAGGGGTCCACCGCCTCCACCTCGCCCCGGAATGCAAGCTCCCCCACCCCGTCCCGGAATGCCTCCTCCACCTGGCGGTGGAATGCATATGTTTGGACCGCCTCGTCCTGGAATGCCACCTCCACCCAACCCTCAGAACCAGCAGCAAAATCAGCAGCAACAGTGA